The following DNA comes from Poecilia reticulata strain Guanapo linkage group LG5, Guppy_female_1.0+MT, whole genome shotgun sequence.
GCCTGTCCACTGAAACGTTTTCGCAGGAGACGGTGTACAGGCTGATGGGCGAAGAACTCCGCATAGAGCAGCTTTTCGGGGCCAACCTCGGCGTGGCTGCTCCTGTCTGGGAAGCTGTAAGAGCGGATGACATTAAACCAAAGCTTTCTGTGATGACTGGGTTAGAGAAGTTGCATGGTAACTGCGTGACTGGGTCCACAGGCGCTGCATTTATGCTGCTACTTTGAGGATCAGTCTGTGGAGTTCAGAGGAAGGCGCGTCATAGAGCTGGGAGCAGGAACCGGGGTGGTCGGTATTTTGGCTGCTCGTCTGGGTAGGTTagaattcattcattcattcattcattcattcattcattcattcattcattcattcattcattcattcagacaaAGTGCTTTATGTACTCATTCGTTTTATTAATTAGTCCATCCTGGAGTCGATGCATATATtcgtttatttattcatcagtcCATTCATTCATTATATTTCATTCATGCATTCATCATCTCATTCATTCATGTGTTCATGAGTTTATCAGTCAATTCATGACTCAGGCCAAGTGGATTTGAATCTCTTTAGAGAACTTTTACTATCTGCCCACTAGATGGCAGTGTATTACAGTGAAGTCCAACAAAGTGGCtttcatgcaaataaaaaatggctgcatgattttaggaaaacatgaaatatttttgctggaTACTGCAATAACAATATCAATTGTGATTAAGAAACTAGcttgcttcttcttctgtcttttcttttgtctttttgcaaatATATGATTGGCAAGCAGAGTTTTAATGAATGGTCCCAGAAATATAACAAATCTGCAGATCTGTTTCACATCTCACCTCCACGGTCACTACAATCTACTTAATATTGAACTATCCTTTGATTTCAGTGTAACTTGCCTTGGTGATCTGCTATGTTAAAATCTCATGTCCAACGCATTGCAGAAAAATCTcttcacattcatttttatttgcttcattGCTCATCAGTCTGTTATAACTTAAGCACTTCTTGTGTTTCGCAACCTAAACGGCAATCAAGACAAGTTCTGAGACTTTCTGGATGTCTTCAGACTCATCCCATTTTGAGTTTTCACCTGCGTCACATGACGCTGTGTTGTCTTCCAGGTGCAGAGGTGACCGTCACAGACCTCCCTCTGGCTCTGCCACAGCTTCAGGCGAACGTCTCTGCCAACGTTCCCCCTGCCGGCTGGCCTTCTGCCCCTCCCGCTGTCCTCCCTCTGTGCTGGGGGGAGGACCACCTTGCCTTCCCCTCCGACTGGGATCTGGTGCTCTGTGCGGACATCGTCTACCTGCCAGAGACGTACCCTCTGCTGGTGGAGACGCTGGCTCATTTGTGCAAAAACGGGGCCGTGGTGTATCTCTCGTCCAAAATGCGCAGAGAGCACCGGACTCAGAGTTTCTACGAGGAGCACCTGCGCAGCAGATTTGATGTGGAGCTTGTGCTTCGCGATGacaatcaaaataataatatttactgTGCGTCCAAGAGAGCAGAGGAGTAACAAGAGGAAGAGCTTAATAAGAGACTggacagaaaacagtttttgtttacaacagagtaaaagcaacaaaaaaattgtattcATGTCTGGGTTTGTCCTTTAAAGAAAGGATTTGTTAcagaaaacattattgtttttatgtgcttGCAAGTATTATTGAACCTGAAACTTATGGAAGCTGTTGGTTTTTAACTTAAGtcttaatgtttaatttctctACAATTTTCAACCAAACTTTGCtgcaaatgttcttttaaataaaaagtaactttaatcttTACCTCTTGGAATATATAAAGTCACTTTACAGATCCAGAAGCTTTTCAGTACTCatgagtttgttttgcattttgtaacaACCGCCTAATTAATGCATACGTGCAATAACACAATTTTTAACACAGACACCAACATTCTTAGCAGCATTATTTCTAATAAGTTATTagaaaacatcaacacaaagtTGCTCTCCTCCCAAACTGTGCTGTCAGACATCAACAGATGTCCCTCCCCTGCAGCCGCCTGTCGGCCCTTCATCCCCTCTGCCCTGCACTCTGCTGatgtgcagcttttctgttcAGGAAAGGAAAGCCTGTTTGTTACGCTGGAGAGTTTCAAAGAAAGGGAGACGACCCGACTGCAGCCGGTCACTCCCTAAGCTACAATTCACATAACAAAACAACAGATCTCTATCTGCTCGCCGGCCCAGCGCCTCCCACGCGACCGTCCCAAAAAACTctaatcacttttttttgttgatgctTCATTCTTATAATACCTCATTACTATAGCAACTATTGAAgggatgaaaaaataaacaaattgcaCATACGAGATATACCAATAGATTAATAGGATTTTTACTGATATAACAACCTTTTTTGTGTAttatcaacacaaataaaaaataaatgaatgcctctttaaaatagcatttttattatCAATTTTCAGAAACATGGGAGACAAACAATCATTGAGACAATTAAGagtatatttgaaatgttaatttaagaTAAAGATAACGATTTTGGCAAATTTAAGCATAAATAATAGAGGAAATGttggttaattttaaaaaaaaacttaaaattttactatttaaaaattGCCACATGAGCAGAGGATGGACCCTTAATAgctgtttgcgtgtgtgtgtgtgtgtgtgtgtgtgtgtgtgcgtgcgggtgtgtgtgtttaaagagTGGGAGGAGGACAGAGAGCCACCATCCCCTAAAACTCTTTGTCCTGTTTGGACTTCATTATTCATCGCCTCACCTCAGGAACAGCTTGGTTAAGGTttttgaaaacagcagctgaaggtAAGTGTTAAAGCTTGTTTGGGATgcaatatataaaacattttactttatacTTGTCAGTCtgtatttgcttattttaaattgcGTAATTTGGAGCAAATGAaccttaaaatatgttttctttggtAACGCTTCAGATCTGTGCTTGGCAGCAACTGATGGAGTTTTGGCTGGACCATCAGGGTCAGTCACAGATGTACTCCAGATTTGGGACTCTTCCTTCGAGAAATTGTGCAAACAAGtgagttaaataaaaagaaaataaaaacttttagttAGACAATGCTTAAAAAAGTGttactttttagaaaaagtcTCTTAAAAACTTTATTGTCAAACATGCTCCAATAATCTAATCTcttaaactgaacatttttgagaaaCTGAATAGAGTTGTGTAAAATCcgtttccaaacattttaaactgaccAATATAGGATGTTGTATTTAATATGAATTATTATGTATGAATTCTTTTGCATAGTATTAAGTCATAAATGATTTGCAGCTGGCTGAATCTTGAGGTAAAATgcatttaacacatttcaactttatGTTGTCCAAGttgaattaaatttgaattttttcaccattttactCACAGCTATCATGAGAGACGGCAGGCGACCTATAACACACTGTGCTATGGAGAGCAGCAGGATCAGGGAAGGGAGTGCAGTGACTGGACGGTACCAGGATCAAGAGCAGGAGGAGCTCTACAGGGATATACCAACTGGACCGACCGAGAGCCGCCCGACTCCTCTTCCCCAAACTTTCCCTTCATTTTACACCGTCATGAACAGCGCCACCAGGACCTGGGGGAGTATCGGCAACACAACCCCAGAGACAAAGAGTGGGCGCCTCATGGAGCTGCAAGGGACTACGACAGAGGATTTCTGAGAGACACATGGCCAAAGCGGTGGGACCAGAGTCAGCCTTCCCGTTACAACAGAGATGTTTCTGCTAAGAGGACCGACAGCAGCTATCGCGAGCTGGAGGCCTGGGCAGCCCGGTACAGTCACTCGCTGCCAAGGAGGAGACGCTTAGAAGCAGAGTTACGAGAGGCCGTCCAAGGCCAGTCAGATAGAGAAAAACTTTTGACACATCCTGAAGTTCAGCTACAATACAACCAGCTAAATCGAAGCAGCAGAGCGCATGTGCTGTGGGACAAAGCAGGACCTCTTTGTCCCACAGCCCACATGGAGGGAAGCACTGAATACCAATCAAGGGTACTGGACAAACCTCCTGGATATATTGGACCTCCTCCCTACAACAGGCCACACAAAAGTCCACCTGTGATGCACCATTGTGATTTTGGCAGGCGGCTGGTTGGGAAGAAGCAAGCCGACTGGTCACAGCCAACTCTCAGAAAGTCAGATGTCCCTTTAGATTTGGAAACCAAGAGGAAAGTCGAGAAAGATGCAAGTAAAATCTGCCCTGGACTGGAGGAACTAGAGTTCAGCAAACATGAGAGTGATGCTTTACAAGGAGTCGGTTCTATTGATGTGCAGAAACCTGAAGGTATACTGGATGAAGAACCACAAGCAGTTCAGAAGTCAGACATGGAGAaggaagaaatctgtaaggtcATAGAAGGAAGGAAGTTCAGactaaagaaaaagacaggagggATGACAATATTCTGCCTTGTGTCTCGAATAGCTAGCCCCTCTGAAACCACATCTTTACCAGTCTGTACCTCCCAAACAAGCGTCCAAAGCACAGAAATGGGAGAG
Coding sequences within:
- the eef1akmt3 gene encoding protein-lysine methyltransferase METTL21B isoform X1, translated to MICAEDEDDPFPVDDDCLSTETFSQETVYRLMGEELRIEQLFGANLGVAAPVWEAALHLCCYFEDQSVEFRGRRVIELGAGTGVVGILAARLGAEVTVTDLPLALPQLQANVSANVPPAGWPSAPPAVLPLCWGEDHLAFPSDWDLVLCADIVYLPETYPLLVETLAHLCKNGAVVYLSSKMRREHRTQSFYEEHLRSRFDVELVLRDDNQNNNIYCASKRAEE
- the eef1akmt3 gene encoding protein-lysine methyltransferase METTL21B isoform X2, encoding MGEELRIEQLFGANLGVAAPVWEAALHLCCYFEDQSVEFRGRRVIELGAGTGVVGILAARLGAEVTVTDLPLALPQLQANVSANVPPAGWPSAPPAVLPLCWGEDHLAFPSDWDLVLCADIVYLPETYPLLVETLAHLCKNGAVVYLSSKMRREHRTQSFYEEHLRSRFDVELVLRDDNQNNNIYCASKRAEE